In the Oscarella lobularis chromosome 14, ooOscLobu1.1, whole genome shotgun sequence genome, one interval contains:
- the LOC136195566 gene encoding GRIP and coiled-coil domain-containing protein 2-like isoform X1 — MELLSSLKKAYNQVEDDLNQTLSSKDRVQNAKPDEKEDATQCVDSTKVEEKREEAKSLDGWDDWKMDDHTEEKDATERKKRKGPGVPGGSPRKKEETVPSPAKPKSQMESLAKDDLIKYIKKQAQLLQKSKAKSEELAKQVSLLAKEKEKFKASNHDDVLEKFHTVNEVRNQLAEQLHLLSNDYEKLEREHKSSLGELESAQKENETLEREHKASLDELESERNEKAKLEEELSSVIARCSKGDEERNTLTRDLEERTAELSELQRQQEQQQTCEGDDGGDVVDGAALESARDLLKRTENELEVEKKKVLDREAEFSSLQESLQKKIHSMEVELKRVTGERANALLNLEKEEKRFEEAASQLSSMGVEMKELRSTLHVRDDELVELKEKNATLACQLETLESSEKSLKERMTGVERERDRLEGLTEELREHKTAFETENETLKRELAGEQEKVQMGERKLKEAEQRLEKAAKEANQTNLIDLELADYQRTIEALEGDLAAKIKEIEKRKNENEQNEQRIVALKKDIELADAQRSQVEERATKMKAVLVKTRKELVDTRNEREEQKKREAELLSQIEIQNQANEEAKLETAKLMADNQSLQEQASCESESRQKAIEDLEGKLSSACLELESTTSSYAACQKEFDAYKVRVHSVLKQQKEKTGPKTDSVQEELRRKWEEENNALRLELKKLENKLSDVLSEKEEIEEELEKLSARHDKLIQDASSKEMQLKSRIEELNAEILHKGEENAETLKSLTEENESLTKSFKNQLRVTQQDHRHTVDVLQQQVSALESQVIAYENQAKKVAEEDLLLTQQRGLQKLRGERMRRQIVGSDDVFGEEREQAEGMEDQSRVPSISEFSSLQSEPPKFNLERLLSADESIASSPSPGVAEDKGKSRLQACFKRIEHLTEVLRDSEANSLRLSEQAKVLKEEIRRLERNQEREKNVTNLEYLKNVVIKFLRSRGSEQEHLIPVLTTLLKLSPDECQLIGSIVQQEESSEASEASSSSSSSKWTSYIHKWTGF, encoded by the exons ATGGAATTGCTCTCGAGCCTGAAGAAAGCGTACAATCAAGTCGAAGACGATCTCAATCAGACGTTGAGCTCGAAAGATCGCGTTCAAAATGCCAAACCGGACGAAAAAGAGGACGCGACGCAgtgcgtcgattcgacgaaagtcgaagagaagcgcgaagaagcgaaatcTCTAGACGGATGGGACGATTGGAAAATGGACGATCatacagaagaaaaagacgctaCGGAacggaaaaagagaaaaggtcCCGGAGTTCCGGGTGGAAGCCCtagaaagaaggaagagacggTGCCGTCACCAGCAAAGCCAAAGTCTCAG atGGAATCGTTGGCTAAAgatgatttaattaagtacATCAAAAAACAAGCGCAACTGCTGCAAAAAAGCAAGGCGAAAAGTGAAG AACTGGCTAAGCAAGTTTCTCTGCTGGccaaggaaaaagaaaaatttaaAGCAAGCAATCACGAC GACGTCTTGGAGAAATTTCATACAGTCAATGAAGTGAGAAATCAACTGGCCGAACAACTGCATTTGCTAAGTAATGATTATGAAAAATTGGAAAGGGAACATAAG AGTTCTCTTGGCGAGCTTGAAAGTGCacagaaagagaatgaaacaTTGGAAAGGGAACATAAG GCGTCTCTTGACGAGCTAGAGAGCGAGCGAAACGAGAAGGCGAAGTTAGAGGAAGAGCTAAGTTCAGTCATAGCAAGATGCTCCAAAGGAGATGAAGAGAGAAAC actTTGACAAGGGATCTCGAAGAACGAACGGCAGAACTGAGTGAACTCCAAAGGCAACAAGAACAACAACAAACGTGCGAGGGCGACGACGgtggcgacgtcgtagaCGGGGCGGCGTTGGAGAGTGCACGAGATTTGCTCAAgagaacagaaaacgaactGGAagtggaaaagaagaag GTATTGGATCGAGAAGCGGAGTTCTCGTCTCTGCAGGAATCTTTGCAGAAGAAAATACAT AGTATGGAAGTGGAGCTGAAACGCGTAACGGGTGAGAGAGCCAACGCTCTGCTGAATTtagagaaggaggaaaag AGATTTGAAGAGGCGGCTAGTCAGTTGTCTAGTATGGGAGTTGAAATGAAGGAACTTCGGTCGACTCTTCAT GTTAGAGATGATGAATTGGTTgaattgaaagagaagaacgcAACGTTGGCATGTCAGCTTGAAACTCTAGAGTCGTCAGAAAAG AGTTTGAAGGAGAGAATGACTGGCGTAGAACGTGAGAGAGATCGACTTGAAGGTCTAACGGAAGAGCTCAGAGAACACAAAACAGCATTCGAaacggaaaacgaaacgttgAAAAGAGAACTTGCAGGAGAACAAGAAAAGGTTCAAATGGGAGAACGAAAACTCAAAGAAGCAGAGCAACGACTAGAAAAGGCAGCCAAG GAGGCAAATCAGACGAATCTTATTGATTTGGAATTGGCTGACTACCAGCGAACGATCGAGGCTTTAGAAGGGGACCTTGCCGCGAAGATaaaggaaatcgaaaagCGGAAAAACGAGAATGAGCAGAACGAGCAAAGAATCGTGGCCTTGAAAAAAGATATAG AGCTTGCTGATGCGCAAAGAAGTCAGGTGGAAGAGCGAGCGACGAAAATGAAAGCCGTGCTGGTGAAAACTCGAAAGGAATTGGTCGATACTCGAAATGAGAGGGAggagcagaagaaaagggAAGCCGAACTTCTGTCTCAAatagaaattcaaaatcaagcgaacgaagaagcgaag ttggAGACAGCTAAATTGATGGCAGACAATCAGTCTCTTCAAGAGCaa GCTTCTTGCGAGTCCGAGTCACGTCAGAAAGCCATTGAAGATCTCGAAGGAAAATTGTCGTCAGCGTGTCTCGAAttggaatcgacgacgtcatcgtatGCCGCATGTCAAAAAGAATTTGATGCTTATAAG gttaGAGTTCACAGTGTACTAAAGCAGCAGAAAGAGAAGACTGGTCCAAAGACAGATTCAGTACAGGAGGAATTGAGAAG AAAATGGGAAGAGGAAAACAATGCCTTGAGACTGGAATTGAAGAAGTTAGA GAATAAACTTTCAGATGTTCTATCGgaaaaagaggaaatcgaagaagaattggaaaaattgtcgGCGCGCCACGATAAACTGATACAAGACGCGAGTTCAAAAGAAATGCAATTGAAATCAAG AATCGAAGAATTAAACGCCGAGATCTTGCacaaaggagaagagaacgcGGAAACATTGAAAAGTCTAaccgaagaaaacgaatcgctGACGAAAAGCTTCAAA AATCAATTGCGCGTTACTCAACAGGATCACAGACACACTGTCGACGTTTTGCAACAGCAAGTCAGTGCGCTCGAAAGTCAAGTCATCGCCTACGAAAACCAAGCTAAAAAAGTCGCGGAAGAAGATCTCCTATTGACACAGCAAAGAGGATTGCAGAAATTGAGAGGAGAGAGGATGAGAAGGCAGATTGTTGGCTCCGATGACGTGTttggagaggagagagagcaAGCAGAA GGAATGGAAGATCAATCTCGCGTACCATCAATTTCC gaattttcttctcttcagtcTGAGCCGCCGAAATTCAATCTCGAGCGACTTCTATCGGCCGACGAAAGCattgcttcttctccttctcccgGAGTAGCCGAAGACAAAGGAAAGAGTCGACTTCAGGCTTGCTTCAAAAGAATTGAACATCTAACAGAG GTTTTGCGTGATAGCGAGGCTAATTCGCTACGGCTCTCCGAGCAGGCAAAAGTattgaaagaagagatcaGAAG ACTGGAGAGAAACCaggaacgcgagaaaaacgtcaccAATTTAGAATACTTGAAGAATGTCGTTATAAAG TTTCTTCGGTCACGCGGATCGGAGCAAGAGCATTTGATTCCAGTGCTCACAACATTATTGAAATTGAGTCCAGACGAATGCCAGCTCATTGGTTCGATAGTTCAACAAGAAGAGTCTTCGGAGGCAAGCGAAGCGtcaagcagcagcagcagcagcaagtGGACCAGCTACATACACAAATGGACCGGATTCTGA
- the LOC136195577 gene encoding ubiquitin-associated domain-containing protein 2-like has protein sequence MERRQEISAFLGSPVTKGLLAVGCAGTLASKLSGSRFSAGLESNSLANPSTFLKLIGCHFVSEEFRDWAVSSALLYSFRILERRYGSRKFANTLFATAVMSTCLKVGVCLWHATTSRSGGVYLPSGPYSLAFSLLVPFALDVPVISHTFVPHLMTFFFALMYALSAAPGSLILSACGLVSGLVCRRFQCEWLRIPNWATHWISRRIGPLVDSAPPSPSSYPRGATLQLQRQERIDEYERLLLQGAPPHIDWQNVHVPNAAAAAAVVVVDEHKVRQLMEMGFGRQAVVQALTVTQNNVELAMNILAR, from the exons atggAAAGAAGACAAGAAATCAGCGCCTTTC TCGGATCGCCAGTGACGAAAGGCCTACTTGCCGTGGGCTGCGCAGGCACTCTGGCCTCCAAATTATCAGGCTCTCGATTTAGCGCGGGATTGGAATCGAATTCGTTAGCCAATCCATCCACG TTCTTGAAGCTGATTGGCTGCCACTTCGTCAGCGAAGAATTCCGCGATTGGGCAGTGAGTAGCGCGCTTCTCTACTCGTTCCGGATATTGGAGCGTCGATATGGATCGCGCAAATTTGCG AACACACTCTTTGCAACCGCAGTCATGTCGACGTGCCTCAAAGTCGGCGTCTGCCTTTGGCACGCAACGACGTCTcgcagcggcggcgtctATCTCCCGTCGGGCCc GTATTCgctcgctttttctcttctcgttcCGTTCGCTTTGGACGTTCCCGTGATCAGCCACACATTCGTGCCGCATCTtatgacgtttttctttgcactCATG tACGCCTTGTCTGCTGCACCCGGCTCGCTGATCTTGTCCGCTTGCGGCCTG GTTTCCGGTCTTGTTTGCCGCCGATTCCAATGCGAATGGCTGCGAATACCGAACTGGGCGACGCATTGgatttcgcgtcgaattgGGCCGCTCGTCGACTCGGCCCCGCCCTCTCCGTCGTCCTATCCGCGCGGCGCGACGCTTCAGCTTCAACGTCAAGAGCGCATCGACGAATACGAACGCTTACTACTCCAA ggggcccctcctCACATCGATTGGCAAAACGTTCACGTTCCCAAcgcggccgccgccgccgccgtcgtcgtcgtagacgAACACAAA GTTCGTCAGCTCATGGAAATGGGCTTCGGAAGACAAGCGGTCGTTCAGGCGTTGACCGTGACTCAAAATAACGTGGAATTGGCGATGAATATTCTAGCGCGGTGA
- the LOC136195566 gene encoding GRIP and coiled-coil domain-containing protein 2-like isoform X2, with protein sequence MELLSSLKKAYNQVEDDLNQTLSSKDRVQNAKPDEKEDATQCVDSTKVEEKREEAKSLDGWDDWKMDDHTEEKDATERKKRKGPGVPGGSPRKKEETVPSPAKPKSQMESLAKDDLIKYIKKQAQLLQKSKAKSEELAKQVSLLAKEKEKFKASNHDDVLEKFHTVNEVRNQLAEQLHLLSNDYEKLEREHKSSLGELESAQKENETLEREHKASLDELESERNEKAKLEEELSSVIARCSKGDEERNTLTRDLEERTAELSELQRQQEQQQTCEGDDGGDVVDGAALESARDLLKRTENELEVEKKKVLDREAEFSSLQESLQKKIHSMEVELKRVTGERANALLNLEKEEKRFEEAASQLSSMGVEMKELRSTLHVRDDELVELKEKNATLACQLETLESSEKSLKERMTGVERERDRLEGLTEELREHKTAFETENETLKRELAGEQEKVQMGERKLKEAEQRLEKAAKEANQTNLIDLELADYQRTIEALEGDLAAKIKEIEKRKNENEQNEQRIVALKKDIELADAQRSQVEERATKMKAVLVKTRKELVDTRNEREEQKKREAELLSQIEIQNQANEEAKLETAKLMADNQSLQEQASCESESRQKAIEDLEGKLSSACLELESTTSSYAACQKEFDAYKVRVHSVLKQQKEKTGPKTDSVQEELRRKWEEENNALRLELKKLENKLSDVLSEKEEIEEELEKLSARHDKLIQDASSKEMQLKSRIEELNAEILHKGEENAETLKSLTEENESLTKSFKNQLRVTQQDHRHTVDVLQQQVSALESQVIAYENQAKKVAEEDLLLTQQRGLQKLRGERMRRQIVGSDDVFGEEREQAEGMEDQSRVPSISSEPPKFNLERLLSADESIASSPSPGVAEDKGKSRLQACFKRIEHLTEVLRDSEANSLRLSEQAKVLKEEIRRLERNQEREKNVTNLEYLKNVVIKFLRSRGSEQEHLIPVLTTLLKLSPDECQLIGSIVQQEESSEASEASSSSSSSKWTSYIHKWTGF encoded by the exons ATGGAATTGCTCTCGAGCCTGAAGAAAGCGTACAATCAAGTCGAAGACGATCTCAATCAGACGTTGAGCTCGAAAGATCGCGTTCAAAATGCCAAACCGGACGAAAAAGAGGACGCGACGCAgtgcgtcgattcgacgaaagtcgaagagaagcgcgaagaagcgaaatcTCTAGACGGATGGGACGATTGGAAAATGGACGATCatacagaagaaaaagacgctaCGGAacggaaaaagagaaaaggtcCCGGAGTTCCGGGTGGAAGCCCtagaaagaaggaagagacggTGCCGTCACCAGCAAAGCCAAAGTCTCAG atGGAATCGTTGGCTAAAgatgatttaattaagtacATCAAAAAACAAGCGCAACTGCTGCAAAAAAGCAAGGCGAAAAGTGAAG AACTGGCTAAGCAAGTTTCTCTGCTGGccaaggaaaaagaaaaatttaaAGCAAGCAATCACGAC GACGTCTTGGAGAAATTTCATACAGTCAATGAAGTGAGAAATCAACTGGCCGAACAACTGCATTTGCTAAGTAATGATTATGAAAAATTGGAAAGGGAACATAAG AGTTCTCTTGGCGAGCTTGAAAGTGCacagaaagagaatgaaacaTTGGAAAGGGAACATAAG GCGTCTCTTGACGAGCTAGAGAGCGAGCGAAACGAGAAGGCGAAGTTAGAGGAAGAGCTAAGTTCAGTCATAGCAAGATGCTCCAAAGGAGATGAAGAGAGAAAC actTTGACAAGGGATCTCGAAGAACGAACGGCAGAACTGAGTGAACTCCAAAGGCAACAAGAACAACAACAAACGTGCGAGGGCGACGACGgtggcgacgtcgtagaCGGGGCGGCGTTGGAGAGTGCACGAGATTTGCTCAAgagaacagaaaacgaactGGAagtggaaaagaagaag GTATTGGATCGAGAAGCGGAGTTCTCGTCTCTGCAGGAATCTTTGCAGAAGAAAATACAT AGTATGGAAGTGGAGCTGAAACGCGTAACGGGTGAGAGAGCCAACGCTCTGCTGAATTtagagaaggaggaaaag AGATTTGAAGAGGCGGCTAGTCAGTTGTCTAGTATGGGAGTTGAAATGAAGGAACTTCGGTCGACTCTTCAT GTTAGAGATGATGAATTGGTTgaattgaaagagaagaacgcAACGTTGGCATGTCAGCTTGAAACTCTAGAGTCGTCAGAAAAG AGTTTGAAGGAGAGAATGACTGGCGTAGAACGTGAGAGAGATCGACTTGAAGGTCTAACGGAAGAGCTCAGAGAACACAAAACAGCATTCGAaacggaaaacgaaacgttgAAAAGAGAACTTGCAGGAGAACAAGAAAAGGTTCAAATGGGAGAACGAAAACTCAAAGAAGCAGAGCAACGACTAGAAAAGGCAGCCAAG GAGGCAAATCAGACGAATCTTATTGATTTGGAATTGGCTGACTACCAGCGAACGATCGAGGCTTTAGAAGGGGACCTTGCCGCGAAGATaaaggaaatcgaaaagCGGAAAAACGAGAATGAGCAGAACGAGCAAAGAATCGTGGCCTTGAAAAAAGATATAG AGCTTGCTGATGCGCAAAGAAGTCAGGTGGAAGAGCGAGCGACGAAAATGAAAGCCGTGCTGGTGAAAACTCGAAAGGAATTGGTCGATACTCGAAATGAGAGGGAggagcagaagaaaagggAAGCCGAACTTCTGTCTCAAatagaaattcaaaatcaagcgaacgaagaagcgaag ttggAGACAGCTAAATTGATGGCAGACAATCAGTCTCTTCAAGAGCaa GCTTCTTGCGAGTCCGAGTCACGTCAGAAAGCCATTGAAGATCTCGAAGGAAAATTGTCGTCAGCGTGTCTCGAAttggaatcgacgacgtcatcgtatGCCGCATGTCAAAAAGAATTTGATGCTTATAAG gttaGAGTTCACAGTGTACTAAAGCAGCAGAAAGAGAAGACTGGTCCAAAGACAGATTCAGTACAGGAGGAATTGAGAAG AAAATGGGAAGAGGAAAACAATGCCTTGAGACTGGAATTGAAGAAGTTAGA GAATAAACTTTCAGATGTTCTATCGgaaaaagaggaaatcgaagaagaattggaaaaattgtcgGCGCGCCACGATAAACTGATACAAGACGCGAGTTCAAAAGAAATGCAATTGAAATCAAG AATCGAAGAATTAAACGCCGAGATCTTGCacaaaggagaagagaacgcGGAAACATTGAAAAGTCTAaccgaagaaaacgaatcgctGACGAAAAGCTTCAAA AATCAATTGCGCGTTACTCAACAGGATCACAGACACACTGTCGACGTTTTGCAACAGCAAGTCAGTGCGCTCGAAAGTCAAGTCATCGCCTACGAAAACCAAGCTAAAAAAGTCGCGGAAGAAGATCTCCTATTGACACAGCAAAGAGGATTGCAGAAATTGAGAGGAGAGAGGATGAGAAGGCAGATTGTTGGCTCCGATGACGTGTttggagaggagagagagcaAGCAGAA GGAATGGAAGATCAATCTCGCGTACCATCAATTTCC tcTGAGCCGCCGAAATTCAATCTCGAGCGACTTCTATCGGCCGACGAAAGCattgcttcttctccttctcccgGAGTAGCCGAAGACAAAGGAAAGAGTCGACTTCAGGCTTGCTTCAAAAGAATTGAACATCTAACAGAG GTTTTGCGTGATAGCGAGGCTAATTCGCTACGGCTCTCCGAGCAGGCAAAAGTattgaaagaagagatcaGAAG ACTGGAGAGAAACCaggaacgcgagaaaaacgtcaccAATTTAGAATACTTGAAGAATGTCGTTATAAAG TTTCTTCGGTCACGCGGATCGGAGCAAGAGCATTTGATTCCAGTGCTCACAACATTATTGAAATTGAGTCCAGACGAATGCCAGCTCATTGGTTCGATAGTTCAACAAGAAGAGTCTTCGGAGGCAAGCGAAGCGtcaagcagcagcagcagcagcaagtGGACCAGCTACATACACAAATGGACCGGATTCTGA
- the LOC136195574 gene encoding transcription factor Sox-2-like — MSTVTTTKEDRIKRPMNAFMVWSRGQRKKMAHENPKMHNSEISKRLGAAWKLLAETDKRPFMDEAKRLRSVHMKEHPDYKYRPRRKAKNMKKDKMALPALNLTAALAPLQNRLSQPNQPPTQPQPPQQQTQQQQQQAYYYAYPNASQHAALTPQVPSAGAYVVAPVQYAASAQQNVAYQATPTYYYYYPDSSYHHSQYVVAAPSPAQVPATAYDSSSYAVAAAAAPSNYYTVYDSPPQSDCPTGVHSSGPPSPVSPSCAAASTTGTMTGGGGGGGSGGGVGVSVRRAPTSMISQPRMSDLSQALYGEILADDPKEEGVVDEIGTTTTNGDDYRARVLSMRDIPAAEEADEDNANNANDRILSLRDIPAQIDSPSPDDDDDDDDEIAAMERSDPNVGSPFLLSRSYPGVLPPAAAVVGHAHVATSDFPTPDPDDGNVKPGIFLPIRETSLNSTSTPNPNQIDDILNFFLPTGDLELEADQEQFLISCDADSLLKDLQFDAMSVPMSV, encoded by the coding sequence ATGAGTACGgtaacgacgacaaaagagGATCGCATCAAGCGACCGATGAACGCTTTCATGGTCTGGTCGCGCGGCCAGCGCAAGAAAATGGCTCACGAGAACCCGAAGATGCACAACTCCGAAATCAGCAAGCGTCTCGGCGCCGCGTGGAAACTTCTCGCCGAAACGGACAAACGTCCGTTCATGGACGAAGCGAAGCGCCTTCGCTCGGTGCACATGAAAGAGCATCCCGATTACAAATACCGCCCGAGACGCAAAGCGAAGAACATGAAAAAGGACAAAATGGCCCTTCCCGCACTCAACCTAACCGCGGCGCTCGCACCATTGCAGAATCGCCTATCCCAACCGAACCAGCCTCCCACGCAACCTCAGCCGCCCCAGCAGCAaacgcagcagcagcaacagcaagcGTATTATTACGCCTACCCGAACGCGTCACAACACGCCGCGCTAACGCCTCAAGTCCCAAGCGCCGGCGCTTACGTCGTCGCTCCCGTCCAGTACGCAGCGAGCGCCCAGCAGAACGTCGCCTATCAAGCGACACCgacttattattattactacCCCGATTCGTCGTATCATCACTCGCAATATGTCGTTGCTGCTCCTTCTCCGGCCCAAGTTCCGGCCACCGCCTacgattcttcgtcgtacgccgtcgccgccgccgcggcgccGTCGAACTATTATACCGTTTACGATTCCCCGCCGCAGTCCGATTGTCCGACGGGAGTTCATTCGAGTGGGCCCCCGTCTCCGGTGAGTCCTTCGTGCGCagccgcgtcgacgaccgGCACGATGactggtggtggtggtggtggtggaaGTGGAGGAGGCGTAGGCGTGAGCGTTCGAcgcgcgccgacgtcgatgatCTCGCAACCGCGCATGAGCGATCTCTCGCAGGCGCTCTACGGCGAAAttctcgccgacgatccGAAGGAGgaaggcgtcgtcgacgagatcggaacgacgacgacaaacggcgacgattatcgcgcgcgcgttctctCCATGCGCGACATACCGGCCGCCGAAGAAGCGGACGAAGACAATGCGAACAATGCGAACGATCGCATACTTTCCCTTCGCGACATACCGGCCCAAATCGACTCCCCGTcgccggacgacgacgacgacgacgacgacgagatagCGGCGATGGAACGATCCGATCCGAATGTGGGATccccttttcttctttcccgTTCGTATCCGGGTGTGCTTccgcccgccgccgccgtcgtcgggcACGCCCACGTCGCGACGTCCGACTTTCCGACGCCCGATCCGGACGACGGGAATGTGAAGCCGGGCATTTTTCTGCCCATTCGCGAAACGTCgttgaattcgacgtcgacgccaaatccgaatcaaatcgacgacattcTGAACTTTTTTCTACCGACTGGAGATCTCGAACTCGAGGCGGATCAAGAGCAGTTCTTGATTTCGTGCGACGCCGATAGCCTACTCAAGGATCTCCAATTCGACGCTATGAGCGTGCCTATGTCAGTCTAG